TGAAAATGAAGCAGTTTGCAGACGAAGCAGCCAGGCTGAGGTCTGTGGCAGAGGAGGCAAAGAAGCAGAGGCAGGTTGCCGAGGAGGAGGCGGCCAAGCAACGCGCTGAAGCCGAGAAAATTCTCAAAGAGAAACTGGCCGCCATCAACGAGGCGACGCGTCTCAAGACGGAGGCTGAGATTGCGCTGAAGGCCAAAGAGGCCGAGAATGAACGACTGAAAAGAAAAGCTGAGGATGAAGCGTACCAAAGGAAGCTACTTGAGGACCAGGCGGCTCAGCATAAACAAGACATCGCAGAGAAGATCGAGCATCTAAAGAGCTCGTCTGACTCTGAACTAGAACGACAAAAGACAATAGTGGAAGACACCATCAGACAAAGGAGAGTTGTGGAAGAGGAAATTCATATCATCAAAATCAACTTTGAGAAGGCTTCAAAAGACAAATCAGACTTAGAGAACGAATTAAAGAAACTAAAAGAGATCGCGGATGAGACGCAGAAGAGCAAACTCAAAGCTGAGAAGGAAgccaagacattgaaacaacttgctgcagaggaggagaagaagaggaaagAAGCTGAGGAGATGGTAAAGCGGATCACGGCAGCGGAAGAAGAGGCAGCTCGACAATGCAAAGCTGCCCAAGAGGAGGTGGAACGCTTGAAAAAGAAACAAGCGGAAGCAAATACACAGAGAGAGAAGGCTGAGAAAGAAGCAGAGCAGCAGGTGATTTTAGCAAAAGATGCTGCTCAGAAATGCATGGCGGCCGAACAAAAagttcaaaaggttcagagcaaGAATGAGGCGGACGCTCTTGCTCAGGAGAAGTTGAAGGAGGAGTTTGAGAATGCTAAGAAACTTGCTCAAGAAGCTCAAAAGGCTAAGAAGAAAGCTGAGAAAGAAGCCGAGCTGCTCCGCCAGAAAGCAGAGGATGCAGAAAAACAGAAAAAAGCTGCAGAGGATGAAGCCGCCAAGCAGGCGAAAGCTCAAAAAGATGCAGAGAAACTGAGGAAAGAAGCAGAGGTGGAGGCCAGCAAGCGAGCGGAAGCCGAAAGCGCCGCTCTGAAGCAAAAGCAGCAGGCTGACGCTGAGATGGCCAAACACAAGAAAGAGGCCGAGCAAGCCCTCAAGCAAAAATCCCAAGTGGAGAAAGAACTGACAACAATCAAACTGCAGCTGGATAAAACCGACAAGCAGAAGGGTGTTTTGGATGAGGAGCTCCAGCGGGTTAAGGGCGAAGTCAATGACGCGGTCAAACAAAAGGCTCAGGTGGAAGACGAACTCTCCAAAGTTAGGATTCAAATGGAGGAGCTGCTTCAACTTAAAATCAAAATTGAGATTGAGAACAAGCGTCTAATGAAAAAAGACAAAGATAATTCAAAGAAGTTACTCGCAGATGAAGCTGAGAGGATGAAGACGTTGGCGGAGGACGCAGCCCGGCTTAGCGCTGAGGCCGAAGAAGCAGCCAAACAGAGACAGATCGCAGAGTCGGGTTTGGCTGAACAGAGAGCACTTGCAGAGAAAATGCTTAAGGAGAAGCTGCAGGCCATTCAGGAGGCTACAAAACTTAAGGCTGAGGCCGAGGAGCTCCAGAGGCAAAAGGACCAGGCACAGGAAAGGGCCAAAAAGCTCCTGGAGGACAAAGAGCAAATCCAGCAGCGGCTCGACAAGGAGACAGAAGGCTTCCAAAAGTCCCTTGAAGTTGAGCGAAAGAGAAAACAAGAGGCTTCAGCCGAGGCGGAAAAACTGAAACTGAAGGTGAAAGAGCTCAGCGATGCTCAAGCAAAAGCCAATGAGGAGGCAAAGAAGTTCAGGAAGCAGGCGGACGAGGCTAAAGCTCTTCTTCAGGAAACGGAACAAAAAACCACAGCGACTGTCGTGCAGAAGCTGAAGAGTCAGGAGCTGCAAAGCACGAGAGAAGCTGACGAACTCAAGCAAGCAATTGCTGCACTTGAACAGGAGAGAGAAAAGCTGCAAAAAGATTCAGAGACGCTTCAGAAAAAATCCAAAGAGGTAATGTAACATGGATCAATATATTGTTTTATAATGTGCTGCTTTTACTTACTCTGTTCTTGTTCTTACTAGATGGCCCTTGCCCAAAAAGAGCAGATTGAGCAGGAGAAGGCCCTACTTCAGCAGACTTTCCTAACTGAGAAGGAGCTGCTGTTGAAAAGAGAAAAGGAGGTCGAAGGCGAGAAAAAGAAGCTGGAGAAACAGTTTGAGGATGAAGTGAGCAAGGCGAAAGCCCTCCAAGAGGAGAAGGAACGTCAGCAGAAGATGATTGAGGAAGAGAAGAAAAAGCTCCAGGCCATCATGGACGATGCTTTACGGAAGCAGAAGGAGGCTGAGGCTGAGATGAAGAGGAAGCAGAAGGAAATGGAGGTGCTTGAAAAGAAAAGGAATGAGCAGGAAAAACTCTTGGGAGAGGAGAACAAAAAGCTCAGAGAGAAACTCAACAGCCTTGAGGTCGCGTCCAAAGAAAGTCCATCAAAAACGAAAGAAATTGAGGTCCAGACCGACAAGGGTGCTGGGGAGCGGTTAGTCGCTGCGACATCTGCGGTAACAACAAATAACGCGTACAATGGCTCTGGTGATCTTGGTAGTGTGAAAGAGTCTCCTTGGACCTTTGACGGAATAAGAGCGAAAGTTCCTGCTGAGAGACTCTTTGACGTTGGCATTCTGACAAAAAAAGAATTTGACAAACTTAAAAAGGGGAAAGTCTCTGTGCAAGACCTTGCCAAGACAGACAAGATGCAGTCGTGCCTTAAAGGTCAGAGCGGTGTTGGTGGCATTTTGACTCCATCTAAAGAGAAAATGAGCGTTTATCAGGCCCTTAAAGAAAACAAGATAACACCCAACACTGCTAAAATGCTGTTGGAAGCTCAAGCAGCTTCTGGTTACCTTGTAGATCCACTCAATAACAGACTCCTCTCTGTTGACGCGGCTGTTAAGGAGGAGTTGATTGGCCCTGAACTCCATGACAAAATGCTCTCTGCAGAGAAAGCAGCCACTGGTTTCAAAGACCCTTACACCGGTGACAAAATCTCCCTTTTTGAGGCCATGAAAAAAGGGCTTGTCGAGAAGGAACAGGCCAACCGATTCTTAGATGTCCAACTTGCAACTGGTGGCATCGTTGACCCCGTTAATTGTCACAGAGTAGCACTGCAGACCGCCTACAAGCAAGGGCAGTTTGACGCGGACACAAATAAACAACTGGCAGACTGCAAGTTGTTTATGGACCCCAGCACCCAGGAGCCCCTCACCTACAAGCAGCTATTGGAGAGGTGCACTAAGGATGCAGCCTCAGGCCTGTTGATTCTACCCGTGACGGAGGATGCTGCCCAAAGCGACAGAACATATTCTGacgcggagatgaaagaagtgtTCAGTAAATCAAGCGTCAATGTACCTTTTGGCAAATTCAAAGGGAAGACTGTCACCATTTGGGAAGTTATCAACTCAGAGTACTTTACAGAAGAGCAAAGACGAGAGCTGATTCGCCAGTACAAGACGGGCAAAATCACAGTGGAAAAGATCATCAAAATTGTCATCACTGTGGTGGAGGACAAGGAAAAGAGCAATGAAAATGTGTTGAACGGGTTGAGGGCTCCAGTTCCGGCCAGTGAGCTGTTGGACACTAAGGTTATCAGCAAAGACATATTCAACAAATTAAGCAACGGCAAGATAACAGTCAAAGAGATCTCTGAGATGGAGCCTGTGAAGAAAGCACTCCAAGGAACTCCAAGCATCGCCGGCCTGTTTAACGAACAAACCAAAGAGAAAATGGCTTTCTATCAAGCGATGAAGAAAGAACTAATCTCGCCTGAGACCGCCATTAATTTACTTGAGGCTCAAGCAGCTACTGGTTTCATCATTGATCCTATCAAGAACGAGAGGGTCCCTGTTGACGAAGCGGTCAAGTCGGGCTTGGTCGGCCCAGAACTCCATGAGAGGCTGCTGTCTGCTGAGAGAGCTGTCAGTGGCTACAAAGATCCTTATTCCGGGAAAAAAGTTTCTCTGTTTGAAGCCATGAACAAAGGTCTGATCAAAAGAGACCAAGGCGTCCGCTTGCTTGAAGCACAGCTCTCGACCGGAGGAGTTATTGACCCGGTTAAAAGCTATCGTGTCCCACACGAGGTTGCCTGCAAACGTGGCTATTTAGATGAGGAAACCAACAAGACTTTGAGCAAGACTGCAGACGAAACAAAAGTATTTTATGATCCAAACACAGAGGAGGATGCAACATATCTGCAGTTAATGAAgaaatgtgtgtctgacaatgaCACTGGACTTCCTTTGATGCCTCTATCAAAGACGGCGGAAAAGCCCAAAGAAGATCTACAGATAACCGAGGCCAAAACAAAAGAGGCCTTGACTCAGAACGTGGTGGATCTGGGATACGGGCCTTTCAAGGGGAAAAAGGTCACCATTTGGGAAATCATCAACTCTCACTACATCACGGAGGAGAAACGAATTGAGCTGATCCGTCAGTACAGAACAGGCCATGTGACAATAGAGAAGTTAATAACGGTGGTGATGGTAATGGTTGAGGAACACGAAGCGCAAACAAAAGACAAGCCCTGTTTTGAAGGTCTCAGGGAACCCGTCACTGCCAGGTCCTTGATGGACGCCAACATCATTGATAAGGCTACATTCACAGAGCTCCAACAAGGTACAAAAACTCCTCAAGAGGTGAGTGAGTATGATGTGGTCAGAAAGTATTTGCAAGGCACGGAGCGCATCGACGGCATTGCCATGGAAGGGACAAATGAAAAGTTGAGCATATATCAGGCgatgaaaaataacattttgcagccaaacactggGCTTGCACTCCTTGAAGCCCAAGCCGGAACTGGTTCCATAACAGATCCtgtcaaaaatatgaaatattctgTGGATGATGCCGTGAAGGCGGGAACTGTAGGCCCAGACCTTCATGAGAAACTTCTGTCTGCTGAAAAAGCAGTGACGGGATACAAAGATCCATATACCGGCAATAAGATTTCTCTGTTCCAAGCCCTGAAGAAAGAGCTGGTCCTGCGGGAGCATGCTGTTCCACTCCTGGAGGCTCAGCTTCATTCAGGAGGCATCATTGATCCAGTGAGTAGCCACCGCGTTCCCACCGATGTCGCTGTTCAACGCGGCTTCTTAAGCAAACAAATGGCCACTTCTTTAGATAAACCCTCTGGCGATGTTCAATGCTTCACCAATCCCAACAATAATGAAAGTGTTACTTACAAGCAGTTGATGGAGAACTGCGTCAAAGATCCAAATTCTGGTCTGTTCTACCTGCCAATGGCAAAGGCTGAAACGGTCGCTCCTGTCGAGAAGTCCTATCAGTACACAGAGGAGCAAGCCCAGGCGGAACTTGGTAAAGCTCAAATTGAGATCCCACACAAGAGCTTTGAAGGGAAGAGCATGACTATCTGGGAAATCATGAATTCGAACATGCTTCCAGAGGAGGAAAGGCGCCGCCTGCTGGAGCAGTATCGCTTGGGGAGAATCACAAAGGACAGAATGCTTGTCATTATAATTGAAATTATCGAACAAAGGGAGTCTGAAAAGTCTGAGCAGGGCATGTCATGTGATGTGATCAGAAGGAGGATCACAATTGAGGAGCTTTACAGCGCTCGAATTATTGACTTGCAAACGTACAATCTCTTGAAACAGGAAAAAATGACTATTAGTGAGATCATGGAAATGCCATCGGTGAAACAGTATCTTTTTGGCACCGGTTGTATTGCCGGCATTATGTCAGACGGTCCCTCCAAGATCAGCATTTATCAAGCCATGAAAGATGGAAAGATTAAACCTGTAGTTGCGCTAAGTCTCCTTGAGGCCCAAGCGGCCACCGGATTCATTATAGATCCAGTCAAAGATGAGCTTCTGACAGTGGATGAAGCTGTGCGCAAGGGGCTTGTGGGGCCTGAACTTCACGACAAACTTCTCTCAGCTGAGAGATCAGTGACCGGCTACAAGGATCCATACAGTGGAAAACTCATTTCTCTTTTCCAGGCAATGAAAAAGGATTTGATTCCAGAGGATTATGCTTTGAGGCTCTTGGAAGCCCAGAATGCCACTGGGGGGTTAATGGACCCAGAATACTACTTCCGCCTCCCCTCAGATGTAGCCATGCAGCGTGGATACATCAACAAGGAGACATTGGACAGAATATCTGAGCCTACGGGTGATGTCCAAGGTTACACTGACCCAACAACAGATGAGGACTTGACCTACGCTCAGCTGCTGAAAAGATGCCGAATTGACAAAAAGAGTGGGTTGAGGCTTCTGTCATTGGCGGACAGAAGTCTTCTCTTTCCGGGTATCAGAAAACAAATCACAGCGGATGAGCTGCTTCGTTCTCAGATTATTGACCAAAAGACGTACAACGGCCTCACAGAGGGCACAATCGCTCCGGAGGAAGTTAGTAGAGACATTAAGAAATACCTCCAGGGCACCAGCTGCATTGCTGGCGTGTTTGTAGAATCCAGCAAAGACCGCCTGTCCATCTACCAAGCAATGAAAAAGAACATGATCAGACCAGGAACTGCTTTTGAGCTCCTTGAGGCCCAAGCCGCGACGGGGTACGTAATTGACCCGATCAAAAACCTCAAACTAAATGTCAACGAGGCAGTCAAGATGGGTGTTGTCGGCCCAGAGTTTAAAGATAAGCTGCTGTCAGCGGAGAGAGCGGTCACAGGCTACAAAGATCCCTATTCCGGCAAGGTCATCTCACTGTTTCAGGCTATGAAGAAGGACCTGATTTTGAAGGACCATGGTATCCGCCTGCTAGAGGCTCAGATTGCAACAGGTGGAATCATTGACCCGCAAGAGAGCCATCGCTTGCCGGTGGAAGCAGCGTATGAACGCGGCCTCTTTGACCAGGAAATGAACGAGATCCTCACCGACCCGTCCGATGATACCAAAGGCTTCTTTGACCCCAACACGGAGGAAAACCTCACCTACCTTCAGCTGGTAGAGAGATGTATGATAGACCAACAAACGGGGCTCGCGCTTCTGCTGCTGAAGGAAAAGAAGAGAGAGAGGAAGACGTCATCCAAGTCATCTGTTCGTAAACGTCGAGTCGTTATTGTAGATCCAGAGACAGGCAAAGAGATGTCGGTATATGAAGCCTACCAGAAAGGCCTCATTGATCACCAGACTTACTTAGAGCTGGCAGAGCAGGAATGTGAGTGGGAGGAAATTACCAGCACCTCGTCTGATGGAGTTGTAAAATCCAAGATTATCGACAGACGGTCCGGTCGACAGTACGATATCGATGATGCAATCTCGAGTGGCCTGATTGAAAAGTCAGCTCTGGACCAGTATCGGTCTGGAACTCTGTCTATTACGGAATTTGCAGACATGCTGTCAGGAAACTCCAGTGGCGTCAGATCACGGTCATCCTCCTttggttcttcttcttcttcttacgcCATGAGTCCGGCGCCTAGCATAAAAACATCAGCTGCCCCGTGGAATGACCCAACCGAGGAAACTGGCCCCGTGGCTGGAATCCTGGACACAGAAACACTGGAGAAGGTGTCTGTAACAGAGGCCATCCACAGAAATCTTGTCGACAACATAACCGGTCAAAGGCTGCTGGAAGCTCAGGCTTGCACCGGAGGCATCATTGACCCGAACACTGGAGAGAAGTTCTCTATTACAGATGCAATGAACAAAGGGCTGGTAGATAAAATCATGGTGGACCGCATCAGTCTTGCACAAAAGGCCTGCGGTGGATTTGAGGATCCTCGAACCAAAATCAAAATGTCAGCTGCCCAAGCTCTGAAGAAAGGTTGGTTGTACTACGAGGCGGGCCAGCGCTTCCTGGAAGTCCAGTACCTCACGGGTGGTTTAATAGAACCAGACGTCACCAACAGAGTCTCATTGGATGAAGCCTTGAAAAAAGGCACCTTAGATGCCCGCACTGCACAGAAGTTGCGAGACGTCAACACTCATTCAAAATACCTCACATGCCCAAAAACCAAACTTAAAATTTCCTACAAGGACGC
The window above is part of the Nerophis ophidion isolate RoL-2023_Sa linkage group LG04, RoL_Noph_v1.0, whole genome shotgun sequence genome. Proteins encoded here:
- the pleca gene encoding plectin a isoform X15, whose product is MATERQCSSSSLSSDGVFLEEPSPSPYRAMLKPTDSRKDERDRVQKKTFTKWVNKHLVKAQRHVSDLYEDLRDGHNLISLLEVLSGETLPREKGRMRFHKLQNVQIALDFLKHRQVKLVNIRNDDIADGNPKLTLGLIWTIILHFQISDIQVNGQSDDMTAKERLLLWSQRMVEGYPGLRCDNFTSHWRDGKLFNAIIHKYRPGLVDLEQVGRQSSQKNLEQAFSVAEKELGVTRLLDPEDVDVPHPDEKSIITYVSSLYDVMPRVPTAQHAVAANELELRWQEYYDLLGVLLQWMRHHILVFQERKFPTSYEEIEVLWRQFLKFKETELPAKEADKNRSKHIFKSLEGAVQAGQLKVAPGQHPLDVEKEWGRLHVAILERERLLRTEFERLERLQRIVGKVQTESGVCEEQLNQAETLLQTDVRMLNAGKPLQHTAEVEADLEKAEGMIRFLFNDVQTLKDGRHLQAEQMYRRVYHLHERLVNLRSEYKLRLKSGVTMAQIPMAQIPMTQIPMTQISMPHVLQQAPVRLRPELDEVTLRYVQDLLGWLEENQRRVDQGEWGSDLPTVESQLGNHRGLHLSVEEFRSKIERAKADESQISPASKAAYRDYLGQLELQYGKLLNASKARLRYLDQLHAFVVAATKELMWLNEKEEEEVNYDWSERNTNMAAKKDNYSGLMRDLEVREKKTNSVQVSGDKLLKDGHPARKTVEAFTAALQTQWSWMLQLCCCIESHLKENTAYFQFFADVKEAENKLKKMQDAMKRKYTCERNTTVTRLEDLLQDAVDEKEQLGEFRTHLEGLKRRARTVVQLKPRNPATAIKSKLPIQAACDFKQMEITVHRGDECALLNNSQPFKWKVLNREGSEALVPSVCFLVSPTNKDAVNSVAGLEGSLQKLQTTWQTLSVDLRSLLSWQYLMRDIHIINTWNVSMFKTLTVEEYRLALRNLELHYQDFLRDSQDSQTFGAEDRMQVESSYNKTNLHYNTLVSSAEQGERDESLGRNHLIRLKDLRLRLEGCENRTVTRLRQLANKEPLSACALKTSEQMKVQSELEGLKKELSAIADQTEEVLASPQLSSAAPLLRSELEATKKKMDHVYGLSSIYLDKLKALEVVIRSSKDAEDTLESYESRLLDVHKVPADEKEADSQDGQIKKMQNEAKADQMVLDRLQDELRRAEGVHDKMTRLHSERDAELERQRHLVGGLEERWRAVMAQLEMRQRGLELLRRRMASYRDSYEWLTRWLAEARRHQEAIQAAPGGDGKALEEQLVAEKKLLEEVEKNEDKMDKCQKNATDYIDSIKDYQLHILTYRVLRDPLASPLKKAKMECASDDVIQEFVTLRTRYSELMTLVSQYVKFIVDARRRLQDDEKASEKLKEEERKRLAAIQAELDKQRQLAEAHAQSVAKAEQEAQTLKLKMKEEASKRQDVAVDADKQKQNIQQELNQLKNLSEQEIKSKNKQLEEALSSRTRIEEEIHIIRLQLETTIKQKSNADGELQQLRDRAGEAEKIRKAAQEEAERLRKQVAEETQKKKNAEDELKRKSEAEREASKQKQKALEDLQKFKMQAEEAERRMKQAEDEKLRQVKVVEEVAQKTASAQLQSTSKTFTERATKLEESLKKEQGTVLQLQEEAEKLRKQQEEASRAREQAEKELETWRQKANEALRLRLQAEEEAQRKSQAQDEAERQKVDAERDAKKRAKAEEAALKQKENAEKELDKQRTFAEQIAQQKLSAEQESIRLKADFEHAEQQRSLLDNELQRLKNEVNATEVERKKLEEELAKVRSEMDALLRMKNKAEKETLSNTEKSKQLLESEALKMKQFADEAARLRSVAEEAKKQRQVAEEEAAKQRAEAEKILKEKLAAINEATRLKTEAEIALKAKEAENERLKRKAEDEAYQRKLLEDQAAQHKQDIAEKIEHLKSSSDSELERQKTIVEDTIRQRRVVEEEIHIIKINFEKASKDKSDLENELKKLKEIADETQKSKLKAEKEAKTLKQLAAEEEKKRKEAEEMVKRITAAEEEAARQCKAAQEEVERLKKKQAEANTQREKAEKEAEQQVILAKDAAQKCMAAEQKVQKVQSKNEADALAQEKLKEEFENAKKLAQEAQKAKKKAEKEAELLRQKAEDAEKQKKAAEDEAAKQAKAQKDAEKLRKEAEVEASKRAEAESAALKQKQQADAEMAKHKKEAEQALKQKSQVEKELTTIKLQLDKTDKQKGVLDEELQRVKGEVNDAVKQKAQVEDELSKVRIQMEELLQLKIKIEIENKRLMKKDKDNSKKLLADEAERMKTLAEDAARLSAEAEEAAKQRQIAESGLAEQRALAEKMLKEKLQAIQEATKLKAEAEELQRQKDQAQERAKKLLEDKEQIQQRLDKETEGFQKSLEVERKRKQEASAEAEKLKLKVKELSDAQAKANEEAKKFRKQADEAKALLQETEQKTTATVVQKLKSQELQSTREADELKQAIAALEQEREKLQKDSETLQKKSKEMALAQKEQIEQEKALLQQTFLTEKELLLKREKEVEGEKKKLEKQFEDEVSKAKALQEEKERQQKMIEEEKKKLQAIMDDALRKQKEAEAEMKRKQKEMEVLEKKRNEQEKLLGEENKKLREKLNSLEVASKESPSKTKEIEVQTDKGAGERLVAATSAVTTNNAYNGSGDLGSVKESPWTFDGIRAKVPAERLFDVGILTKKEFDKLKKGKVSVQDLAKTDKMQSCLKGQSGVGGILTPSKEKMSVYQALKENKITPNTAKMLLEAQAASGYLVDPLNNRLLSVDAAVKEELIGPELHDKMLSAEKAATGFKDPYTGDKISLFEAMKKGLVEKEQANRFLDVQLATGGIVDPVNCHRVALQTAYKQGQFDADTNKQLADCKLFMDPSTQEPLTYKQLLERCTKDAASGLLILPVTEDAAQSDRTYSDAEMKEVFSKSSVNVPFGKFKGKTVTIWEVINSEYFTEEQRRELIRQYKTGKITVEKIIKIVITVVEDKEKSNENVLNGLRAPVPASELLDTKVISKDIFNKLSNGKITVKEISEMEPVKKALQGTPSIAGLFNEQTKEKMAFYQAMKKELISPETAINLLEAQAATGFIIDPIKNERVPVDEAVKSGLVGPELHERLLSAERAVSGYKDPYSGKKVSLFEAMNKGLIKRDQGVRLLEAQLSTGGVIDPVKSYRVPHEVACKRGYLDEETNKTLSKTADETKVFYDPNTEEDATYLQLMKKCVSDNDTGLPLMPLSKTAEKPKEDLQITEAKTKEALTQNVVDLGYGPFKGKKVTIWEIINSHYITEEKRIELIRQYRTGHVTIEKLITVVMVMVEEHEAQTKDKPCFEGLREPVTARSLMDANIIDKATFTELQQGTKTPQEVSEYDVVRKYLQGTERIDGIAMEGTNEKLSIYQAMKNNILQPNTGLALLEAQAGTGSITDPVKNMKYSVDDAVKAGTVGPDLHEKLLSAEKAVTGYKDPYTGNKISLFQALKKELVLREHAVPLLEAQLHSGGIIDPVSSHRVPTDVAVQRGFLSKQMATSLDKPSGDVQCFTNPNNNESVTYKQLMENCVKDPNSGLFYLPMAKAETVAPVEKSYQYTEEQAQAELGKAQIEIPHKSFEGKSMTIWEIMNSNMLPEEERRRLLEQYRLGRITKDRMLVIIIEIIEQRESEKSEQGMSCDVIRRRITIEELYSARIIDLQTYNLLKQEKMTISEIMEMPSVKQYLFGTGCIAGIMSDGPSKISIYQAMKDGKIKPVVALSLLEAQAATGFIIDPVKDELLTVDEAVRKGLVGPELHDKLLSAERSVTGYKDPYSGKLISLFQAMKKDLIPEDYALRLLEAQNATGGLMDPEYYFRLPSDVAMQRGYINKETLDRISEPTGDVQGYTDPTTDEDLTYAQLLKRCRIDKKSGLRLLSLADRSLLFPGIRKQITADELLRSQIIDQKTYNGLTEGTIAPEEVSRDIKKYLQGTSCIAGVFVESSKDRLSIYQAMKKNMIRPGTAFELLEAQAATGYVIDPIKNLKLNVNEAVKMGVVGPEFKDKLLSAERAVTGYKDPYSGKVISLFQAMKKDLILKDHGIRLLEAQIATGGIIDPQESHRLPVEAAYERGLFDQEMNEILTDPSDDTKGFFDPNTEENLTYLQLVERCMIDQQTGLALLLLKEKKRERKTSSKSSVRKRRVVIVDPETGKEMSVYEAYQKGLIDHQTYLELAEQECEWEEITSTSSDGVVKSKIIDRRSGRQYDIDDAISSGLIEKSALDQYRSGTLSITEFADMLSGNSSGVRSRSSSFGSSSSSYAMSPAPSIKTSAAPWNDPTEETGPVAGILDTETLEKVSVTEAIHRNLVDNITGQRLLEAQACTGGIIDPNTGEKFSITDAMNKGLVDKIMVDRISLAQKACGGFEDPRTKIKMSAAQALKKGWLYYEAGQRFLEVQYLTGGLIEPDVTNRVSLDEALKKGTLDARTAQKLRDVNTHSKYLTCPKTKLKISYKDALDRSMTEEGTGLRLLEASSQSSKGLYSPYSISGSGSATGSRSGSRTGSRSGSRRGSFDATGSSFTTTFSSPSYSSPGYGRRY